The following are from one region of the Aspergillus chevalieri M1 DNA, chromosome 1, nearly complete sequence genome:
- a CDS encoding uncharacterized protein (COG:C,H;~EggNog:ENOG410PREW;~InterPro:IPR036188,IPR002938;~go_function: GO:0071949 - FAD binding [Evidence IEA]) — protein sequence MVMASLRRLSTQMNRHTVRSEYLISCDGGSSRVRKRAGIKMIGEQMPARFYLVHFRSQELAEKLTFGLGKLPPGTKIDPREVVYRILDGKFKIDEVPVHSKWTLNFSIVEQYHTDSLRVLLAGDAAHRIARHGGYGMNTGVMDALDLGCRLAALHKGYGKEFLL from the exons ATGGTGATGGCGTCGTTACGACGTTTGTCGACACAGATGAACAGACACACCGTGCGGAGTGAATATCTCATCAGTTGTGATGGAGGGAGCAGCAGGGTACGCAAGAGAGCTGGGATTAAGATGATTGGTGAACAGAT GCCAGCGCGCTTCTATCTCGTCCACTTCCGCTCCCAAGAACTCGCAGAGAAACTCACCTTCGGAC TGGGCAAGCTCCCGCCCGGCACCAAAATCGATCCCCGCGAGGTAGTCTACCGCATATTAGACGGCAAGTTCAAAATCGATGAGGTGCCCGTCCACAGCAAATGGACACTAAACTTCAGTATCGTCGAGCAGTATCATACAGACAGTCTCAGAGTCCTCCTTGCCGGCGATGCAGCGCATAGAATTGCACGGCATGGCGGCTACGGTATGAACACTGGTGTCATGGATGCTCTTGATCTTGGTTGCAGACTTGCAGCActccataaggggtatggGAAGGAGTTTCTTCTGTAA
- a CDS encoding TauD/TfdA dioxygenase family protein (COG:I;~EggNog:ENOG410PHNM;~InterPro:IPR042098,IPR003819;~PFAM:PF02668;~go_function: GO:0016491 - oxidoreductase activity [Evidence IEA];~go_process: GO:0055114 - oxidation-reduction process [Evidence IEA]), with translation MAPAPIDPRIVDVAEPRKDTLALPPAARARLEKDGIDLSAGYPYRPSRPLFIDDVYNIRDYDRPHVDPATRADPEKKALLSAAKQVIHLTRHIGTEIVGLQLKDLTDQQRDELGLLIAERSVVFFRDQDISPQQQKELGEHFGEIEVHPQVPQVPGVAGVTVIWPALQATENPANFRRPGGSSRWHTDLVHERQPAGVTHLHNDTVPTTGGDTLWASGYSAYEKLSPAFRKIIDGRTAIYRSAHPYLDRKNPEAGPRYVEREHPLVRVHPATGWKALWVNRAMTDRIVGLDKAESDLILGYLFDVYEKNVDIQVRFKWSPRTSALWDNRITIHNASWDYENTEPRHGTRVTSLAEKPFFDSNAPTRREKLGLLGKDELEELAKN, from the exons ATGGCTCCTGCTCCCATCGATCCTCGCATCGTCGACGTCGCTGAGCCCCGGAAGGACACTCTTGCCCTTCCACCGGCCGCTCGTGCACGGTTGGAAAAAGATGGCATCGACCTCTCTGCTGGATACCCGTATCGCCCTTCTCGCCCGCTCTTCATCGACGATGTGTACAATATCCGTGACTACGACCGCCCGCATGTCGACCCGGCGACTCGCGCTGACCCAGAGAAGAAAGCCTTGCTCTCGGCCGCCAAGCAAGTCATCCATCTCACAAGGCACATTGGAACGGAGATCGTGGGCCTGCAGCTGAAGGACCTTACCGACCAACAAAGGGATGAGCTGGGCTTGTTGATTGCAGAGCGGAGCGTTGTCTTCTTCCGGGACCAGGATATCTCTCCCCAGCAGCAGAAAGAGCTGGGAGAGCACTTTGGTGAGATTGAGGTCCAT CCTCAAGTCCCTCAAGTCCCTGGCGTAGCCGGCGTCACTGTTATATGGCCCGCCCTCCAAGCAACCGAGAACCCTGCCAACTTCCGTCGACCGGGAGGTTCATCACGCTGGCATACAGACCTGGTCCATGAGCGACAGCCCGCAGGCGTGACGCATCTTCACAATGACACCGTTCCCACAACCGGCGGCGACACTCTATGGGCCAGCGGATATTCAGCATACGAGAAGCTATCTCCTGCTTTCCGAAAAATTATTGACGGAAGAACGGCTATTTACCGATCTGCGCATCCCTACCTGGACCGCAAGAACCCAGAGGCGGGACCGAGATACGTGGAGCGCGAGCATCCCCTCGTGCGCGTGCATCCGGCAACTGGATGGAAGGCATTATGGGTGAACCGCGCTATGACGGATCGGATTGTTGGTCTTGACAAGGCAGAGAGCGATCTTATTCTGGGATACCTGTTTGATGTGTATGAGAAGAATGTTGATATCCAGGTTCGCTTCAAGTGGTCTCCTCGGACGAGTGCTTTGTGGGATAACAG GATTACCATCCACAATGCTAGCTGGGATTATGAGAACACAGAGCCTCGCCATGGCACCAGAGTGACCTCGCTCGCAGAGAAGCCTTTCTTCGACTCTAATGCACCGACAAGGAGAGAAAAACTGGGCTTATTGGGAAAGGACGAGCTTGAAGAGTTAGCAAAGAACTAG
- a CDS encoding ankyrin repeat domain-containing protein (COG:S;~EggNog:ENOG410Q1EW;~InterPro:IPR002110,IPR020683,IPR036770;~go_function: GO:0005515 - protein binding [Evidence IEA]): protein MNIHTKPTYQDLTASLHIACMLGDESRVKHLLSIGAHRNAENDSGTSALGLADFLHRVEIVKILLHDINIKEAGGYELLKAIRMDRATVVRALLEMGVKEELVEDDGFFRSALVLACCVSDTRVLGALVKYGPGVEVSAIKDVLIQCAVAAENLEVVDGIHDLVRNERGTQTESSIGSTCDHFSNPSVSESEMEPCYYKDMQEWHPALAVRMSNILVQSMN, encoded by the exons ATGAACATCCACACTAAACCCACCTACCAAGACCTCACTGCCAGCCTCCACATAGCCTGCATGCTAGGCGACGAATCTCGTGTCAAGCACCTCCTCTCCATCGGCGCCCACCGCAATGCCGAAAACGACAGCGGCACATCCGCCCTCGGACTTGCAGACTTCCTGCACCGCGTTGAAATCGTTAAAATACTCCTCCACGACATCAACATCAAAGAAGCAGGCGGGTATGAGCTTCTCAAGGCTATCCGCATGGACCGCGCGACGGTTGTGCGGGCTCTGCTGGAAATGGGGGTGAAGGAGGAACTTGTTGAAGATGATGGGTTCTTTCGGAGTGCGCTTGTGCTGGCGTGCTGTGTTAGTGATACCAGGGTTTTGGGGGCGTTGGTAAAGTATGGGCCTGGGGTTGAGGTGTCCGCTATCAAGGATGTTTTGATTCAGTGTGCTGTTGCGGCAGAGAATTTGGAGGTTGTTGATGGGATTCATGATCTTGTTAGGAATGAGAGGGGGACTCAGACTGAAAGCTCTATA GGATCTACGTGCGATCACTTTTCAAACCCGTCTGTGTCAGAGAGTGAGATGGAGCCGTGTTATTACAAGGATATGCAAGAATGGCACCCGGCCCTTGCAGTGAGAATGTCGAACATTCTTGTGCAATCTATGAATTGA
- a CDS encoding mRNA-binding ubiquitin-specific protease UBP3 (BUSCO:EOG09260V8Q;~COG:O;~EggNog:ENOG410PIVR;~InterPro:IPR038765,IPR001394,IPR018200,IPR028889;~MEROPS:MER0005436;~PFAM:PF13423,PF00443;~go_function: GO:0004843 - thiol-dependent ubiquitin-specific protease activity [Evidence IEA];~go_process: GO:0006511 - ubiquitin-dependent protein catabolic process [Evidence IEA];~go_process: GO:0016579 - protein deubiquitination [Evidence IEA]) produces MNMNHHLPAVPHGQPPMPPRRQQDLPYATGPPNMRSPPAYMGYHLHMNGHPPPPYSPHQYPQWYPAYPQMQMPPRPYQPSYAAPMIVSSYPPTQPIMAPTHIPPPSFHLQPRTSTPLQPAMSPVPPPMDIQEPPPVIGAPINPSPAPPASSPPTAQGGIKGIPYFPPLSGPFRAPVPWLSVPEKPFPPRAPRKRRARARTLQSAAVELPAKINQVEQQDAPKRVETTAQEVSEPQTPMSAGPSDVGSTQPTTPSSAPQGQFARPQHQSKLSKPAVPVVPVVPVVSPAAGTPRQPAKDDSTKSDATPAEPSQAQTDVAISEEPAKPSSPPRAAPKSWADLVRAKSAAKAAGAPPSTSTEANGLMAHKRRSLADVLTTLGEDVAQYSDKVAFLEPRGLVNTGNMCYMNSVLQTLASCVPFYRFLDHCGRQATHSIQSDFPMVDAMIMFLKEFRIIDAAQSEEQLRLRLKPNELEEFGEAFIPEFVYEVIRQLPRFRDMRRGHQQDAQEFLGFLLEEMHEECARAAQHTSAAKAEAHDTEASADGQADGWLEVGHKQKPAVTRSTGDIGQETPITRIFGGKIRSEFKVPGNKTSVTLEPYQSLQLDIGSSDVHNIVDALKGLTKSESIQGDFNSSRGPNVTATKQIFIESLPPVLILHLKRFQYDSVTQGTQKIWKKIGYPLDLEIPREVFPPHRRSVLMAHGSLPKYRLTGVIYHHGKNASGGHYTVDARRQDGRQWIRLDDTVIRRVRSDDVAEAGSEQDPKALAAALEQHKRDKDPNANIYDHIDQIDAEHIDERGWSQVNGTSGSGHSSKKSTSASPAPSTWTPRTELRDNKVAYLLFYEQIA; encoded by the exons ATGAACATGAACCATCATCTGCCCGCAGTGCCCCATGGGCAGCCGCCCATGCCTCCTCGGCGGCAGCAAGACCTTCCTTACGCTACTGGCCCTCCCAACATGCGGTCTCCGCCAGCCTATATGGGTTACCACCTCCATATGAATGGCCACCCGCCGCCTCCCTATTCACCTCATCAATATCCTCAGTGGTACCCGGCCTATCCTCAAATGCAAATGCCTCCCCGCCCATATCAACCTTCGTATGCCGCTCCTATGATCGTGTCGTCTTATCCTCCGACTCAGCCTATTATGGCGCCCACCCACATTCCGCCCCCGTCGTTTCACCTACAACCGAGAACCTCAACTCCTTTGCAACCCGCCATGTCTCCTGTGCCTCCTCCGATGGACATTCAAGAGCCCCCTCCTGTCATCGGAGCACCTATCAACCCCTCTCCGGCTCCGCCAGCGTCCTCGCCACCCACCGCTCAAGGAGGGATCAAAGGTATCCCATACTTTCCTCCTCTTTCAGGCCCGTTTCGCGCACCG GTTCCCTGGCTTTCTGTGCCCGAGAAGCCATTTCCGCCCCGAGCTCCGCGCAAACGTCGAGCAAGAGCTCGCACGTTGCAGTCTGCTGCGGTTGAGCTTCCTGCCAAAATAAACCAGGTGGAGCAGCAGGATGCGCCTAAGCGTGTGGAGACTACCGCTCAAGAAGTCTCTGAGCCGCAGACTCCGATGTCTGCTGGCCCGTCGGATGTTGGCTCAACCCAGCCAACGACACCTTCTTCGGCCCCCCAGGGCCAGTTCGCTCGTCCTCAACATCAGTCGAAACTGTCGAAGCCAGCTGTTCCAGTGGTTCCTGTCGTCCCCGTCGTTTCACCCGCCGCAGGCACTCCCCGTCAACCGGCAAAGGATGACTCTACCAAGTCTGACGCCACGCCTGCTGAACCCTCTCAAGCCCAAACTGATGTGGCCATATCGGAGGAGCCTGCTAAACCATCATCGCCTCCCCGCGCGGCACCCAAGTCATGGGCGGACCTAGTTCGGGCGAAGTCAGCCGCAAAGGCCGCAGGCGCTCCACCCAGCACGTCCACGGAAGCCAACGGTCTGATGGCGCACAAAAGGAGGTCTCTTGCTGATGTTCTGACGACTTTGGGTGAAGATGTTGCGCAGTACAGTGACAAGGTTGCGTTCCTGGAGCCCAGAGGACTTGTGAACACTGGAAATATGTGCTATATGAACTCCGTTCTCCAAACCCTTGCTTCATGTGTGCCGTTCTACCGCTTCTTAGACCACTGTGGTCGTCAGGCAACTCATAGCATCCAAAGTGATTTTCCGATGGTTGATGCTATGATCATGTTCTTGAAAGAATTCCGTATCATTGATGCTGCTCAATCAGAAGAACAGTTAAGGCTACGTCTGAAGCCAAATGAGCTGGAAGAGTTTGGTGAAGCGTTCATTCCAGAGTTTGTCTATGAGGTGATTAGGCAATTGCCACGCTTCCGAGACATGCGGCGAGGCCATCAGCAAGATGCGCAAGAGTTCTTAGGTTTCCTTCTGGAGGAAATGCATGAAGAGTGTGCTCGTGCTGCGCAGCATACCTCGGCAGCCAAAGCGGAAGCTCATGATACCGAAGCCTCTGCAGACGGTCAGGCCGATGGATGGCTGGAAGTTGGACACAAGCAAAAACCTGCGGTCACACGGTCTACCGGAGATATCGGCCAGGAAACACCAATCACCCGGATCTTCGGCGGAAAAATCAGGTCGGAGTTCAAAGTTCCCGGAAATAAGACTTCTGTGACTTTGGAACCTTACCAGTCACTCCAGCTCGACATTGGGTCTTCTGATGTCCACAACATCGTTGATGCCCTCAAGGGTCTGACCAAATCAGAGAGCATCCAGGGTGATTTCAACTCGTCGCGCGGTCCTAATGTTACAGCGACCAAACAGATTTTCATCGAGAGTCTACCACCTGTTCTCATCCTTCACCTGAAGCGCTTCCAGTACGACAGCGTGACTCAGGGCACGCAGAAAATATGGAAGAAGATCGGGTACCCGCTCGACCTTGAGATTCCTCGCGAGGTTTTTCCGCCCCACAGGCGTAGTGTTCTGATGGCCCACGGTAGTCTTCCCAAATATCGGCTTACTGGCGTGATCTACCATCATGGGAAGAATGCCAGTGGCGGTCACTACACAGTGGATGCACGACGTCAAGATGGTCGACAGTGGATTCGCCTTGATGATACCGTTATCCGCCGAGTCAGAAGCGATGATGTCGCCGAGGCTGGTTCGGAGCAAGATCCGAAAGCACTAGCTGCTGCACTGGAGCAGCACAAGCGCGACAAGGATCCAAATGCCAACATCTACGACCACATTGATCAGATTGACGCTGAGCATATCGACGAAAGAGGGTGGAGTCAGGTGAACGGGACAAGTGGAAGCGGCCATTCTAGCAAGAAATCCACATCCGCTAGTCCAGCTCCATCGACTTGGACCCCGAGGACTGAATTGCGGGACAACAAGGTCGCCTACCTGTTGTTCTATGAGCAAATTGCATGA
- a CDS encoding uncharacterized protein (COG:C,H;~EggNog:ENOG410PREW): MMIRALERSLQHLLEHVKLGEMYAKNADILESDTPAGEEVRALIKQFIDDSEPDTIDLEIELDLRYYEYFPLVYHDGSDEHEWDVKRYIPRPGCRAPHVFLKDGVTSTYDLFGSGPE; the protein is encoded by the coding sequence ATGATGATTCGTGCTTTGGAACGGTCTCTGCAGCATTTACTGGAGCATGTTAAGCTTGGTGAGATGTATGCAAAGAATGCAGATATACTTGAGTCCGATACACCAGCGGGCGAGGAGGTTCGTGCTCTGATAAAGCAGTTCATTGATGACTCTGAACCTGACACGATAGATCTGGAGATTGAGCTTGACCTGCGGTATTACGAGTACTTTCCCCTGGTGTATCATGATGGCTCAGACGAACATGAATGGGATGTAAAGCGGTATATCCCCAGACCCGGATGTCGAGCACCGCATGTTTTCTTGAAAGATGGAGTGACTAGTACATACGACCTCTTCGGTTCGGGGCCGGAATGA
- a CDS encoding RNA-DNA hybrid ribonuclease (COG:L;~EggNog:ENOG410PJMD;~InterPro:IPR012337,IPR036397,IPR009027,IPR011320, IPR002156,IPR037056;~PFAM:PF00075,PF01693;~go_function: GO:0003676 - nucleic acid binding [Evidence IEA];~go_function: GO:0004523 - RNA-DNA hybrid ribonuclease activity [Evidence IEA]), protein MMGTSATTPSPSPAPAMRSSPAASVAGAKRKRATPGKYYAVKKGYQPGVYFEWNDCLTQVTGYKGAVFQAFSTIEEANSFLTGTKAPSGGAASSDSVHTRFYGIQRGRVPGVYTDWAQAQEQIRGFQRPSYKKFPTRAEAEEFVKMGQQSGASFASDSIKTQKPSGAPGMMDEIPKDEHGVPYEAADGPLGLDAEDGFDPNVLLDPKTGKAVYKTPEQKTATKVHPKGPPSMLRIYTDGSSLANGRAVASAGVGVYFGPGDSRNVSEPLKGNRQTNQRAELTAILRALDIAPRHRDVTIFTDSQYSIKCVTEWFQSWRRNNWITSSNKAVENKDLIESILDKIEERDKLKVKTFFEWIKGHSKDPGNEAADRLAVNGAQRGVADKQAAMETVQDIPDDAFDDEFE, encoded by the exons ATGATGGGCACATCAGCTACCACGCCGTCTCCCAGCCCAGCACCTGCGATGAGATCTTCGCCTGCCGCGTCGGTCGCCGGGGCAAAGCGAAAGCGAGCCACACCAGGAAAATACTATGCGGTGAAAAAGGGCTATCAACCGGGAGTATATTTTGAATGGAACGATTGCTTGACACAAGTGACCGGGTACAAAGGCGCAGTCT TTCAGGCATTCTCGACAATTGAAGAGGCAAACTCCTTCCTGACAGGCACGAAAGCGCCATCTGGCGGTGCTGCATCCTCGGACTCGGTACATACCAGATTTTATGGGATTCAGCGCGGGCGTGTGCCAGGTGTTTACACCGACTGGGCTCAGGCACAGGAGCAAATTAGAGGCTTTCAACGACCAAGCTATAAGAAGTTTCCGACGCGCGCAGAGGCAGAAGAATTCGTGAAGATGGGCCAGCAGTCTGGGGCGTCATTCGCATCCGACAGCATCAAAACACAGAAGCCTTCTGGAGCCCCTGGGATGATGGATGAGATACCAAAGGACGAACATGGCGTTCCGTACGAGGCGGCCGATGGTCCATTGGGCTTGGACGCCGAGGATGGATTTGATCCCAATGTGCTTCTGGATCCAAAAACAGGCAAAGCGGTCTACAAAACTCCGGAGCAGAAGACTGCCACCAAAGTTCATCCAAAGGGACCACCGAGTATGCTCCGGATTTATACTGATGGCAGTTCGCTAGCAAATGGTCGAGCGGTTGCGTCTGCAGGTGTGGGAGTCTATTTTGGACCCGGAGACAGCAG AAATGTCTCAGAGCCTCTGAAGGGTAATCGGCAAACTAACCAACGCGCTGAACTGACAGCGATCCTCCGAGCCCTGGACATCGCTCCGCGACACCGCGACGTCACTATCTTCACAGACAGCCAGTATTCAATCAAATGCGTAACTGAGTGGTTCCAGAGTTGGCGGCGGAATAACTGGATAACTTCAAGCAACAAAGCCGTTGAGAACAAGGATCTCATTGAGTCGATTCTGGACAAGATCGAGGAGCGGGATAAGCTCAAAGTCAAGACATTCTTCGAGTGGATAAAAGGGCACAGCAAGGACCCGGGAAATGAAGCTGCTGATCGCCTTGCCGTCAATGGAGCCCAAAGAGGCGTCGCAGACAAACAGGCGGCCATGGAAACCGTACAAGATATCCCGGACGATGCTTTTGACGATGAGTTTGAATAA
- a CDS encoding putative Na/H antiporter (COG:P;~EggNog:ENOG410PJR5;~InterPro:IPR006153,IPR038770;~PFAM:PF00999;~TransMembrane:11 (o6-28i35-53o73-93i105-128o182-198i219-237o257-289i310-329o335-358i370-391o418-438i);~go_component: GO:0016021 - integral component of membrane [Evidence IEA];~go_function: GO:0015299 - solute:proton antiporter activity [Evidence IEA];~go_process: GO:0006812 - cation transport [Evidence IEA];~go_process: GO:0055085 - transmembrane transport [Evidence IEA]) — protein MPELSLINFNIVCATLGGFISIFGLVSYLFKERFYLSEALISLLAGVIFSPHAANFIRPRDYALGSDQNLEEITLYFTRLVLGVQLLLAGVQLPKRYLQVEWQSLSLLLGPGMAAMWMCSSLIVWAMIPNFKFLHALIVGACVTPTDPVLSNSIVKGKFADKNVPPPLQRIIVAESGANDGLGYPFLFFGLYLLKYIGMGGEGYNGGAGKAMGLWFYETWVYTVILSVAYGIVVGWISRKLLHWAEERHYVDRESFLVFAISLALFIMGTCGLIGTDDLLACFVAGNVFTQDDWFRLATLDDSLQPTIDMLLNLAIFMWFGAVCPWSLFANNNIIPIYRLIFLGILVLLVRRVPIIFAMHKSIQQIENKFQAAFVGFFGPIGVGAVFYLSVCREFLLKITVEGKVREDAQQVAEAVEVVVWFLVICSIVVHGLSIPLVKAGYHLPRTISSALSSATTYDPEPIPIANIHHTHSTATPVMDGSRGRRRDNPRETPQSTVFQIGGSVIRPKSPTSQQQPGTGIFEEPERPVNLITHGVEHHATSITPVSNLRSE, from the exons ATGCCTGAACTTTCCCTGATCAACTTCAACATCGTCTGCGCGACGTTGGGAGGGTTCATCTCCATCTTTGGGCTGGTGTCATACTTGTTCAAGGAGAGATTCTACCTGTCTGAAGCAT TGATCTCATTATTGGCCGGTGTCATATTTTCTCCACATGCGGCCAATTTCATCAGACCCAGAGACTATGCGCTTGGCTCGGACCAGAATCTAGAAGAGATCACCCTCTATTTTACTAGACTCGTTCTTGGCGTGCAGCTACTCTTGGCCGGTGTCCAGCTTCCGAAACGCTACCTTCAGGTAGAATGGCAAAGTCTGTCCTTGCTACTTGGTCCCGGCATGGCGGCCATGTGGATGTGTAGCAGCTTGATTGTTTGGGCTATGATTCCGAATTTCAAATTCCTCCATGCTCTTATAGTCGGTGCCTGTGTTACTCCTACAGACCCTGTCCTGTCAAATTCAATTGTCAAGGGTAAATTCGCCGACAAGAATGTTCCTCCGCCGCTGCAAAGGATCATAGTTGCCGAGTCTGGAGCCAATGATGGGCTTGGATATCCCTTCCTCTTTTTTGGCTTGTACCTTCTTAAGTATATTGGCATGGGAGGGGAGGGATATAACGGAGGGGCTGGAAAAGCTATGGGCCTGTGGTTCTATGAGACCTGGGTCTACACAGTTATTCTAAGCGTTGCCTACGGTATCGTGGTCGGCTGGATTTCCAGGAAATTGCTCCATTGGGCGGAAGAAAGGCATTACGTCGACCGCGAAAGCTTCCTCGTTTTTGCCATTTCTCTTGCG CTTTTCATCATGGGAACATGTGGCCTGATTGGAACAGATGACCTGCTAGCTTGCTTCGTGGCTGGAAATGTCTTTACTCAAGA TGACTGGTTCCGTCTTGCGACGTTGGATGACTCGCTACAACCGACTATCGATATGCTACTGAACCTGGCCATTTTCATGTGGTTCGGTGCTGTTTGTCCATGGTCATTGTTTGCGAACAACAACATTATTCCCATTTACCGTCTCATTTTCCTGGGAATTTTGGTTCTCCTAGTTCGCCGGGTGCCGATCATTTTCGCGATGCACAAATCCATCCAACAGATAGAAAACAAATTCCAAGCAGCTTTTGTTGGTTTCTTCGGGCCCATCGGCGTTGGAGCGGTCTTCTACCTATCCGTCTGTCGGGAGTTCTTGCTCAAGATCACCGTCGAGGGTAAGGTTAGAGAGGATGCACAACAGGTTGCAGAAGCCGTTGAGGTGGTTGTTTGGTTCTTGGTCATTTGCAGTATC GTTGTCCACGGTCTTTCCATTCCCCTGGTAAAGGCAGGGTATCATCTTCCCCGTACGATTTCCAGCGCACTCAGCAGCGCCACAACATACGACCCGGAGCCGATTCCCATCGCAAACATCCACCATACGCATAGCACGGCGACGCCGGTCATGGATGGAAGCCGAGGAAGACGACGTGACAATCCACGAGAAACGCCTCAATCCACCGTTTTCCAGATTGGGGGTTCAGTGATTAGGCCAAAGTCTCCGACGAGTCAGCAGCAGCCGGGGACGGGGATTTTTGAGGAGCCAGAGAGACCGGTGAATTTAATTACTCATGGAGTGGAACATCATGCTACTTCGATTACGCCAGTTTCTAACCTTCGCAGTGAGTGA